Genomic DNA from Prunus persica cultivar Lovell chromosome G1, Prunus_persica_NCBIv2, whole genome shotgun sequence:
TATCTTGAGGAGGTAGGGCAGATTTGGGATTGTCATGTGTAATGCAAGTTAGTTCATTGTGTGCTTGTACATAAACTTGGGTGGGTTTCTTATGTGTTCTGCTTTGAGAGTTGTGGAGTTTCAGTTTTGCTACTGTAAGATCGAGTAATGCAAGTGGCAATTTCTGGATATCTTGCCACTGCCGCCGGGTGCATGTGATGCCACCCACGTGTTGGTTTCCTTAAAATTGTTTAAAGGATTTTGTGCAATTATGGAGATCTAGCATATCTAGGGTTAGAGTGCTTTTGCTGCAATTTCAGTATATTTTATCTTTTCGACCAATTGGAGAGCCAGTTCTAAAGATCTGGGTTTTCAAactttgtatattttatcTGCGGTGCTTGTAAAATGCACATGTTGTGATGGTTCTGTATTATGTTATCTTCGTATCTTTTTACAtctctctgtttctgtttcGATTGCTAAATTACTTTTTCAATCAAAGATTGGTTAGTATGGATAGTGCATTGCTGTAGTGTTGCTTTATCCTTTAAAATGTAGATGCCAGAGTGATTCCGATCGGTGAAATTTTCTTGATAAAATATGTTTAGCAGGAGACAGACACCCTCTTTGTAAAGGACCATGCACCAATCTTGGCATTCCTATGGCTGTATCAGCAACAGGACCTGGTAAAGGAGGAGGGTTGTTGGAAAGGCCAGTTATAGAAAAAACAACTCCTGCGCGTGATTCTGAGTTTGATTTGAGGTATTGGCTCAATTTTAACCTGCTATTTTCTTATATTGTGTACATGGCAATATGGAGTTATATCTTTACACCGTACAAGTGCCTTGTTTAACACTAAAATGCTGCAAAGAGAGTTTACCTGTGTGTATCTTGTTGTGTCAAATGGGAATTAATATAAGATTGTCCAAATTGTTTAGGAAATCAAGGAAAACAGCTCCTCCATATCGTGTAATTTTGCACAACGACAACTACAACAAACGGGAATACGTTGTGCAAGTACTGATGAAGGTTATCCCAGGGATGTCCCTTGATAATGCTGTTAATATTATGCAAGAAGCACACCATAATGGCTTGTCAATAGTGATCATATGTGCTCAGGCGGATGCTGAAGAACACTGCATGCAACTGAGGCACAATGGGCTTCTGAGTTCAATTGAACCTGCAAGTGGCGGCGGATGTTAATGACATGCATGGTAGAACCCAATTGCTGTGAAGAATTGCCTCGAGCTTCAGATGCTGTACATAATCCCAGTGCCCATATTTTTATGAATCTTGGTCATCCTGTGGTCTCATTAAGACAAGAGAGATGGtggtaaaataaaaagtggCTCGGTTTAAAGTATGAATTTGGACTATTTTCCCGAGTTACAGTGGCCTGCTGCTTACATGGTGCTTTTCTAATTTGGTGCTTTACATTTAATCAACTTGTTTACTTGCTGACCACATTCATGGCACACACTCTCACTGTCGTGAAAAACGTGGTATCTTAAGATTAACACGTGATTATGAGCCTTGTTACAAGGGATTTAGACTGAGTTTAGGTGGAAGTGTGGACTCTCAGATTTTTTACATCTGGTCCGCCAACTGTAATCTCCTTTAACCATGTTGTTCGGTCTTGATTTATGCGTGCTAGTTTAGTTTGTTATTGTGGACCATACTGTGAGCTCCTGTTCTTCCTATTAGTCCAAATTCGCTGTAAAAATTTGGGTGTTTTCATGTTGGTTCCACTCAAATAAATCTGTTCAAATTCATCATCCCAAGTGGATTGtaggatttgaatttgaatttagaTTTCAAATCTTGATTCACTTGATCGGATTGTCCGAATGCATTTGTATTTGGCAACAGATTCATTGGGATGAGCTAAACAGAGATTACTTTGTGGGTGGATCGACTAGGCAAAGCAGATTGCTTTGGATCTTAAAATCGATGTTCTAAACGCATATATCTATGCTAGTTTATCTACTCAATTTAATCCTCCTTTTTTGGTCGACACCAAACTAATCCTCATATAAAGTAAGGTCAGAACATAATCCGAgtgaatatttatataatatagaTATATCAATGTTAATGTAAAATTTATTGGAGTAGCATGCAACAGATTGAGCAGAGATGTTCTCATCAATGATTCCCGAGTGTAACATTGGTTTGGTGTGGATCTTGTAAACAATAACTCTTCGAATCTTAACGTTCATATCTGAGAGGATCTCATCCCTCTAATAAATACTGACGATGCAATGCTTGTAAATGATCCCTTGCACAGTGTGTAGATGTAAGTTTCTTTAAATCATCCTTCAATCCCTGAATCAGCAGATCAGCACAAGGCAGAGTCATCATCAGAAATTACACGTACACGTGCGGCCTGGCAGTATCTAAGAcgtgtgtgtgcgtgtgtgtgtgtgtgagctCGTGGTATCCAGCATCATGTACTTACTAATCGTTGATCAGACTCTAGTTATCATGCCTCAACTGTTGAAAGGAAGGATTGGATtccaaaaacaatgaaaagaaCTCCGCCTGATAAAGcaacctgaaacaaaacagttacaacttacaagtgGAAATGCTACATATTGCCTAGAGGCCACATATATGATACATAACGATAACTATAATATGTTAAAACCAAAATGGATGTGCATAGAATTACTATTTTCTCAGAGATCTGAGATGCCAAACTCTTTCCACCAAGGACAGCAGCAGTGGTACACAATGCTTGTCCtctgaaaaaaattataataatagagAAAAAAGGGAAGCACAATCAGCACCTAGgacaaaaacaattaaataaaggAAGGAAAGTGAATTCTAAGAATGAGAGTGCATGGTGGTATCTAAATTTGTTTAATCCCCACACCTAAGGACACTAGGAAACAAATGTAGTAGCATAATTATATAACAAATAAGCTTCACATCAGTACATGAACTCACACGGTTGCACCAGCTTATATGACCATTATTGAAGCAAACTGAGAAAGCATAAGGAATAGAAtacataaaaaaaggaaaaagaaatcctATGCTGATAGCCCTTTCCTATGCTGTTTGacaaaaatattaaccaaCAAATAGGCATATGAAACACATATCCAACAATAATACATATCTCGTGTTGTGCCCAGCATTGCCACTTCATGCATATAAAGGTATCAATGTAATACTTATcagaacaaaataaattcatacaGTAAGACTTTTACATATCACTGATCCAAGATGGGCCATTAATCATTCAAAACCATCAGAACACATTCGTCAAAATATGCATTCAAAGACAGACACAATAGTGAAAAGGACAAGACTAAAAacgaagaaaaataataattggtcACACTGAAGAGGGAACGAGAAAAGGAAATAAGAGGAAGTCATGTAACAGAACACGATTTCAGAGcatgttcaataaataaaaggatgGGCACTTACAAGATTCCACCAAGAACCACACCTAATGGATTCTCATCTGCAGCCAGACCGATGGTAGCTAGCTAAAAGGATAGAAGTTCAAAACCAAATCGTGCTGAAGCAACCATCAATAAAACATCTATTCATCAGGGAAAATGCTCACCTGGCTCTTGTCACCCCATTCACCAAAAAAAGTAATGGAAAAGGCCTGCATAATGAGCATGATAGAAGCTGTTAAGTATAGTTATCCatgcaaaaaatttaatttcacaATCCTTAGAAAATAtaacctttaaaaaaattggtgaGAAGAACTGCAAGAGAAACGAACGTTTCTGCTTTTTCAAGTCATCATCGTCCTGGGAAGCCAAAAATTTCCACAGattattagaaaaacaaaaaaacaccatGACGAATCTTATAGAACAGTAAATTGCATATTGTATTTCAAGCGACCATGATGaattgaaagttgaaaaacATGGTCACAATCATAAGTGAAATaatgatgtgtgtgtgtgtgtgtgtgtgagagagagagagagagagggagagggtaGGACGGAATAAGTAGAGCTCATTCAAATGCAAAAGATTATTAAACTGTTGGAGTACCTTACTACTCTTTTTGGTGGCTCCTGCATTAGCCTTAAGATCAGCATCCTAATGACACCGCATGGATGAAGTCAGAAAGGAGTTGAGTTGAATGTAagatacaaataaaaatttgaaaaaccaaCCAATTTTGCTTCAACTTCTGCAAACTCATCATCATCCCTGTAGGGTAAACCAGAATTAAACTCCACTACAAGCAGCAaagcaaaacaataaaataaataccaaaaagaaaattaattacccatcttctttaaaagcATCCCATAAGGACCATAGCCCGAACCCAAAGAACAACAATGTTGTTATGTGATGGGACCATTTCCGTGAGAGCTGTGTAATTTAAGATCACAATGTGTTCAGTATTCATATGAGAACAAAgaagtaatagaaatatatgACAATCTCAGTCAAACATTTCAGGGTGGCAGAATCAGAGTGCTTACCAGATTTGGAGCAGCCAAACCGACAAGAACAGAAAGAATAGTCATCACCTAAAACTCAAGGAAAATTTGAGATATGTGTGAGgcctcaaaaaagaaaaatgcaagatCCAAAACAACAAAGTAAACATATATGAAGTGGGAAGAAAATGCTTACAATCAGAGCTCCTAGGCAACCAGACAAAACAAGTCTCCTAGGATGGCGCATTGCAAGGATCTTCAAGCAAACATCATACTGTTAGATAACTACACAAAAAATAGTATATGGAtagaataaaaagaattccGGGCTGTGGTTCTTACTCACGGGACTTTGTAAAGGAAACTCGGGGCacaaatatatacatacaaataTACCATAAGATGCTCAATAAGTTACTAAAAAGTCTTCAACGCAAAAATAGAGGGATGCTTTACAAAACTAATTAGCAGCTCATATAGGTGCTCTGTATTGTCCTTCAGAAGTAGTAAGCTCAAGCTCTGCCCGTATCAAATATGTTCTTGACAGAATTGAATCCAAAATGTTGTATATTCCgaattaattcatattttcttcttgaaGTGCAATTAGATTGTTATTCAAACTTCTAGAATTCAAGCAAaccgaaagaaaaaagaaataaatgtgCAATCGTATAGACTAACCGCAGCTGCGAAGAAGGTCTTGTCGCCGATCTCAGAGAGCACAGTCATGGCAAGTGACTTGGTGAAACCCTAATTAAGGAAAGCATTATCATAATAAGCTAACGCAAATCCAGATTAAAATAAACACGAAGGCGGGTCAATTTAATTAGAGAGACGAATTACCTGCACGACTGTACTCATTTTTGACTGAGTAGAGTCAGAtgagctgaagaagaaggcaATGGATATTTATGTTCGCAGAGAACCGAGTCAGGGAGTTTGTGACTCGctctgactctctctctctctctgcctctgAAATTTGTGAGTGAGAGCGAGCGAGCGAGAGTCTGTTGGGTTGCTTCGTTGAAGTTTCTGAATCGGGTCAGTCTAAGTAAAAGTATTAGAAGAATACAACGGCACAGCAATAGCAAAAGCTATGTGTTATGTTTGGTGCGTGCGATTTAACCTATTAAAATTGAGGCCAACAAAAGAACTGATGCTTTTTAGACCTCAAAAAACCTAGAGAAAAAGATACTGTTAAAGCGGGTGGGATTTATGGGATGCTCCGGCTCTGCTGATCTAAGATCACTGATATGTAAGTCAATGTTTTTTTCTACTAGACTATACCTCGTTGCCTTCATTTATTTACATCATTCAAAaggttttttcttctcttgtaaAATTTAAGATAAAAAAGTAATAAGAAGAAATCATccctaaagaaaattaaaagatttcaactaaaaaataataataaataaataaataaatagaggGAATAAAGCTTTCTGGGTTGAGTGGGCACACAAAGCACTATGTACAACTTTGTACCAAAGATATATCCGAATTCTTGGCTCCATTCAAGtcaatttaatatattaattgGGTTATATGAATAATATCACTACACATACTGAATGTTGATTGGTACGAATATAAGAGTTTATCAGTGCCGGAGAGCACAAGGAACCCTAATCCTTGAATTATGCAATGAAGTTGTCAAACTCATCATAGTAGTTGGCGTGCAAGGTTTGTAAGACAAGGAGATAATACAAATTAGACGGTGATTTATTTACTTaatcaaacttgaaacaaattaaatcAACATGCTTTAGGCCTCTGCCGTCATTGCCATACATATTCCCTTGTTATTTGGAAACTAATGTAACAGTAACAGAACAAGATTCATAGTAATATTATAATTCCGTCACGCAACGAAGATAAGTTTGTTTATTATATCAGGCCCCCACTTGTTTCATTCGTTGAGCACTGAAACAAAATGCAGAATCTCAATCAAAGTCATTATCCTGAAAAAAGATGCCAACGACATTTGGCAAAAATGCTTCAGGAAATATtacattaattaattcatgGTCAATTGGTAAAGCCAAAACAATGTGCTTCAAGCCCACAATAAAAAAGGGCTGGGCCCAGTTCTTGTAGCCACGCATTTTTGACTTGCGGGCTTGCTAGTCAGTTATGCTCACATCACATTATATCTGTTATTGACTGCAGTATAAAGAATATGAGTTATCCTCTAAAGGATAATGAATTCTATATCATGCAATGTGTATTGATGTTACCTGTAATATGTGTCTTTTgtatattaaaagaacaagaggTTACATAacttatttctatttttgctTGAAACTCACAATATTCACTTTAAATGTTAGAGGAaactaaatataaaaaatacgaAGTGCTCCGACATCGATATTATTTCTAACTTAAATCTTGAATAAATTGACCCATGCTATGTAATTGTGTGAAATATGAGAGCTCAGAGCTCCGACATCGATATTGCCCCCAACTTAACCACTTGTTTAGCAGGTGTGaggttttatacaaaaggtCTCGATGTTATTAGGAGTTGAATCATTTATCATATGggactttctattttgttaagttttcgatgtgggactcatGTATTCTTCAATAGTTTCCATCCATTGCCATGGAAAAGGGCAAACACTAttcactttgattttttttttaatttttttatttacttaaacgattaatttggataagattttcggttgtcACATGTCAagatttattataaaattcacatttcatatttcagataaaattttcggataagatttttgatTGCCATgtgtccatatttattataaaattcacatatcACATTTCATATAAGATTCTCTGTTGTCACGTGttgatatttattataaaatacaaatctcatatttcatataagattttcaccctctaaaattgcgcaacgtgtcatatctatcttctaaatccctctataaaacCACATCCTCAACTCAGACCTCTCACACCATATCCTCTCTATTATTTCATTTATCATATTTTAGAAAACATATTCTACTCTCAATGTTTTACACGAGGAGgttgttggagaggcaagagcgagaaattgaagaaagaagGCGCAAACGAGCTAAAGAAGAAAACGAGGAAGAAGAATATGATGATCAAGTTACCATGGCAGTGGGTATGCTGCATCAATCAAGCCAAGGCCACCGTGGTTCACAAGTCGACTATGGCCCGAACGTGGACATACGTAGGCATTCTCtgggtaagaatctcttggaagattattttatccaaaatttgttatattCTAGTTTTGATTTTCGAGGCCCATATAAAATGCATCCCagtttgttcaataaaatcatgcatgatgttTGCAATTACGACGCATACTATTcactttattatttattttatgttttatttacttAAACTATTAATTTGAATCAGATTTTCGGTTGTCACAAAAATTTGGataagattattattatttttttattatcaaaaattcaaaatttttttacacaaaaattgacagccgttggattggaaGAGAAATTTGGATCGGATACATCAGGACGCGTCACGTGGCTTGTAATTGTTGGTGAAATCTGGCATCTGCACacagaattttgaattttttttatcgttGGTTGACGTCAACAACCCTCAGACAAGAGCTTTAACTCGATTTGCTTTTGGGGCTTGCCCAATTTGATAGTCCCCACTATTTACCAGGATTGTCGAAGCCCTGTGGAACTGTGCACAGGGCCTCGAGCCCCCTCCGCCCGGGCCAGCTCGAGAAGCTAGAAATGCTCTTATAAAACTATGAAATCATGCATGAAATGCCATTGCTTTGGTGTTTTGTTTTACAGTTTCAACAAAACGAAGCGGAAAGTTAACTTCAACAAAGATGTTCCCCTCTCAAAGAAAAGTTGAGGCTATTGTATTATTAATACaatcatatttttcttaaccaaattttaaagtcctttttctttctttttttggtattcAAATCTCCTAAAGATGATTGGCACCAAGGGCGGATTTATGCCAAGGCTAGGGTGGGCTCCAGCCTAGGGGAAGATTTCTAATATTAAATatggtttaaattttataaatttattcctACTCCAATAAATATTAGCTCACTACAcccaataaatataataaactaaTAATAGCTCAATATAAGTAAAGTAAATAATAGCTCAGTCctctatttaaaataagcTCATTCTTAAAGCATATAGGAAATAATAAACATCAACCCAAAcgtatataaatttgattagaagCAGAACTCACGCTAAAGCTCTAGCAACTTGAGCTATTCTAATCGTACTGATattaattgttgttgttaagtttttatgaCTTAAGGTTTGGGTGAATTTTTtggagattgttgatatatgtTTTAGTTTAGcaacttgaattattaattagcatatatgattttttgtGTCTAGTATTTCTTGTTATAATATCATATcacatgatgataatagacagacaaagagaggaaaaactaTTTATTCATTCTTCAAAAAAAGTGGTAACGATAACAAGGATACACCTTCTACATCTAATGTTGATACTTCAATTCCTGAGGAACTTTCTGAACTCAGATCTCAAGTAGTTGAACCTAAAGAGTTTGATATTGCTTCTTTAGAGCGGGATCCTAGGAAATGCATTCCAATTTGTGAACACCCAATCGATCAACGTAATGAGATTCGAAGGGCaagcttttaaatttttttgcaatcGAACATGTCTTTTTGAAGTTGGACAATGTGTTtcatttgatatttatttatattttgtacttctttctgttatatttgcttgtaatgtgactttgtttgatttataaaattttatttacatttttgtttcaaaaggaaaaaggcttataatatatctcctttataaaaataaaaaaaattatttaacctACCcctataaaattttatgaatccGCCATTGATTGGCACCATGAGCTCCACTGCTT
This window encodes:
- the LOC18788676 gene encoding ATP-dependent Clp protease adapter protein CLPS1, chloroplastic isoform X1; protein product: METAICGRLPLSPNHVFNPKPAGDRHPLCKGPCTNLGIPMAVSATGPGKGGGLLERPVIEKTTPARDSEFDLRKSRKTAPPYRVILHNDNYNKREYVVQVLMKVIPGMSLDNAVNIMQEAHHNGLSIVIICAQADAEEHCMQLRHNGLLSSIEPASGGGC
- the LOC18788676 gene encoding ATP-dependent Clp protease adapter protein CLPS1, chloroplastic isoform X2 encodes the protein METAICGRLPLSPNHVFNPKPGDRHPLCKGPCTNLGIPMAVSATGPGKGGGLLERPVIEKTTPARDSEFDLRKSRKTAPPYRVILHNDNYNKREYVVQVLMKVIPGMSLDNAVNIMQEAHHNGLSIVIICAQADAEEHCMQLRHNGLLSSIEPASGGGC
- the LOC18792332 gene encoding GDT1-like protein 4, producing the protein MSTVVQGFTKSLAMTVLSEIGDKTFFAAAILAMRHPRRLVLSGCLGALIVMTILSVLVGLAAPNLLSRKWSHHITTLLFFGFGLWSLWDAFKEDGDDDEFAEVEAKLDADLKANAGATKKSSKDDDDLKKQKRSFLLQFFSPIFLKAFSITFFGEWGDKSQLATIGLAADENPLGVVLGGILGQALCTTAAVLGGKSLASQISEKIVALSGGVLFIVFGIQSFLSTVEA